A genome region from Eremothecium gossypii ATCC 10895 chromosome VII, complete sequence includes the following:
- the MSC2 gene encoding metal cation transporter MSC2 (Syntenic homolog of Saccharomyces cerevisiae YDR205W (MSC2)), with protein MMELEQVLAQMPLLLSYPAMLLSHDLILTPKTSAAGAAKDQQMTQAVPLLLRHLVVPLLTSCVTVSVTQYVLRSFMQKKVLTFLVVFITLALSSFLGPIQASVLSVSLLQILLAQHVSLRYYVVFPGLSLAMDYVNGVSYYNTVVSYCVICVFLLLHRKYRNGAATHFAKYQVPRLFFLVVSLVSLVLTFVWVDYVETVDINYSMFLVFLGCIFVALVTFQDVSREIECNDGSTAKFEVWKVPYAPAVVGVLSLGLQVLSFNIISATFQGNVIMFVFLVLSAVVPHTLEFSTTCSHDATQVDKHCGFAHEHDDNHAQTDSQAHENSRFGVNVTYLLQQLALDKENRAIFSFLLLNFTFMLIQLLYSFRSRSLGLLSDSLHMALDCTSLFLGLLAGVLSKNPATDMFPFSLAYLETLAGFTNGVLLIGIVSSIFVEAAGRILHPVSLHGTNELLVVSVLGLLVNLVGLFAFDHSGHGHDNENLKGIFLHILADTLGSVGVIVSTMLTKMFGSQIFDPLASIFIALLILLSSIPLVKSTSAGMLLRLNDKNHNTVKDALTQIMSTPGVTGYTTPRFWPLVMPAAGGHSHAHGHSHSHSHSHSHSHSHSHSHSHSLPSTSDQNDACGGSAKDRKQLIGYIHVQYLEGENSTIIKKRVEKIFENLGIQAWIQVEPNESNCWCRIPSSVPKSAPLM; from the coding sequence ATGATGGAACTTGAGCAAGTGCTGGCGCAGATGCCGCTGCTGCTATCTTACCCTGCTATGCTTTTATCACACGATTTGATTCTTACCCCGAAAACGTCCGCGGCAGGGGCCGCCAAGGACCAGCAGATGACACAGGCTgtcccgctgctgctgcggcacCTGGTGGTGCCGCTACTGACGTCGTGCGTCACGGTGTCGGTAACCCAGTACGTCTTGCGCAGCTTTATGCAGAAAAAGGTACTGACGTTTCTGGTTGTGTTCATCACACTGGCATTGAGCTCCTTTCTGGGCCCAATCCAAGCGTCGGTGCTGTCTGTGAGCTTGCTACAGATACTGTTGGCGCAGCACGTGTCGCTGCGCTATTACGTTGTGTTCCCCGGGCTGAGCCTGGCTATGGACTATGTTAACGGGGTCTCCTACTATAATACTGTGGTTTCATACTGCGTTATATGCGTAtttctgctgctgcataGGAAGTACCGCAACGGCGCAGCGACGCACTTTGCCAAATACCAAGTACCACGGCTTTTCTTCCTAGTGGTGTCGCTAGTCTCCCTGGTGCTGACTTTTGTATGGGTTGATTACGTTGAAACGGTGGACATCAACTACTCGATGTTCTTGGTGTTTCTCGGCTGTATATTTGTCGCTTTGGTAACATTCCAGGATGTGTCTAGAGAAATTGAATGCAACGACGGCAGCACTGCCAAATTCGAGGTCTGGAAGGTCCCATATGCGCCAGCGGTGGTCGGAGTTCTGTCGCTAGGATTACAGGTGCTCTCCTTCAATATTATTTCGGCGACATTCCAAGGCAACGTGATTATGTTTGTCTTCCTGGTGCTGAGTGCAGTTGTACCGCATACGCTGGAGTTCAGTACTACCTGCTCCCATGACGCTACGCAGGTTGACAAGCATTGCGGGTTTGCGCATGAACATGATGACAATCACGCCCAGACAGATTCACAAGCTCATGAAAACTCCAGGTTCGGCGTGAATGTTACCTACCTCTTGCAACAGCTTGCACTAGATAAAGAAAACAGGGCTATTTTCTCTTTCCTTTTGCTGAACTTCACCTTCATGCTGATCCAACTACTATACTCCTTTCGGTCAAGATCACTCGGCCTCTTATCGGATTCCCTGCATATGGCTTTAGATTGTACTTCTCTTTTCCTTGGGCTTTTGGCTGGGGTCCTATCAAAGAATCCTGCAACTGACATGTTTCCTTTTTCTTTAGCTTATCTGGAGACATTGGCTGGTTTTACTAACGGAGTTCTGCTAATTGGTATCGTCTCGAGTATTTTCGTCGAGGCTGCAGGAAGAATACTGCACCCTGTATCACTTCACGGAACAAATGAGTTGCTTGTTGTGTCTGTGTTGGGCCTTTTGGTTAACCTTGTCGGCTTGTTCGCTTTCGATCATAGCGGGCACGGGCACGACAACGAAAACTTGAAGGGCATCTTTCTGCATATCCTTGCAGACACATTGGGTTCCGTTGGGGTGATAGTCTCCACCATGTTAACAAAGATGTTTGGATCGCAGATATTCGATCCTCTCGCCTCGATTTTCATAGCTCTGCTGATATTACTGAGCTCCATTCCACTCGTAAAGTCCACCTCAGCCGGAATGCTGTTGAGACTAAACGACAAAAATCATAATACTGTGAAGGATGCCCTCACCCAGATAATGTCTACACCCGGTGTTACAGGCTACACAACGCCTAGGTTCTGGCCACTAGTAATGCCAGCCGCGGGCGGACATTCGCATGCACATGGTCATTCGCACTCGCATTCGCATTCGCATTCGCATTCACACTCGCATTCGCATTCGCATTCGCATTCACTACCTTCTACCTCTGATCAAAATGATGCATGTGGTGGCTCGGCTAAAGACAGAAAGCAGCTAATTGGATATATCCATGTTCAGTATCTCGAAGGTGAAAACTCAACTATCATTAAGAAGCGGGTAGAAAAGATCTTCGAAAATCTGGGCATACAGGCTTGGATTCAAGTAGAACCCAATGAGTCAAACTGTTGGTGCCGCATTCCATCTTCCGTACCGAAGAGTGCTCCGTTGATGTGA
- the TOP3 gene encoding DNA topoisomerase 3 (Syntenic homolog of Saccharomyces cerevisiae YLR234W (TOP3)) — MRVVCVAEKNSIAKAVAGILGGGNTRTRSSPSKYIKNYDFTYNFAWAQGGERCEVTMTAVAGHLMSQDFGPQYGWNKCDPRELFGAEILETPTREIAENITRECRGAEYLMIWTDCDREGEAIGWEIARVAMQANTRLVRSRIHRAVFSHLGREHIMRAANSPSQIDMNAVDAVKARSEIDLRAGYAFTRLLTATLRAKVEQDMPAANEKKRALISYGTCQFPTLGFVVDRYERIQNFVSEGFWYLQLLIEDPQCARKVTFSWDRGHLFDRLCVLCLYETCIEATGNKALVSSVTAKDTSKYRPLPLTTVELQKNCSKFLRMSAKQSLDAAEKLYQKGFISYPRTETDVFSKQANLQGLVQQQTEHSQWGAYASKLLSGEGSNRFQWPREGKHDDQAHPPIHPVLCAQPDANLSVDEKRVYEYVVRHFLACCSQDAKGRSSKIKLKWHTEEFSATGLQVHEENFLEIYTYQKWTSSEQLPTLPLNSQVEFAKAEMKSGKTSPPKYITESELIMLMDANGIGTDATIAEHIEKIQERQYIKAEGTAKNKVFKPTMLGRSLVHGFEDIGLEESFAKPFLRRDMELDLKRICEGTKDRNSVLANLIGMYMDYYDQTDRQRSKLIHCYERIKQES; from the coding sequence ATGAGGGTAGTATGCGTGGCTGAGAAGAATTCAATTGCCAAGGCGGTGGCGGGAATATTGGGCGGGGGAAACACGCGTACGCGATCATCGCCTTCGAAATACATCAAGAACTATGACTTCACGTACAACTTTGCGTGGGCGCAGGGCGGGGAACGCTGCGAGGTGACGATGACGGCGGTGGCAGGGCACCTGATGAGCCAGGACTTCGGTCCACAGTACGGGTGGAACAAGTGCGACCCGCGGGAGCTATTCGGGGCGGAGATTCTGGAGACGCCCACGCGAGAGATCGCGGAGAATATAACGCGAGAGTGCCGCGGGGCAGAGTACTTGATGATCTGGACTGACTGTGACCGAGAGGGGGAGGCGATAGGATGGGAGATCGCGCGCGTTGCGATGCAGGCGAACACGCGACTGGTACGAAGCCGGATCCATCGAGCGGTGTTTTCTCACCTGGGGCGGGAGCATATTATGCGCGCGGCCAACTCCCCGTCGCAGATCGACATGAACGCGGTGGACGCGGTCAAGGCACGGTCAGAGATCGACCTGAGAGCGGGGTACGCTTTCACGCGTCTGTTGACGGCGACCCTGCGCGCCAAAGTCGAGCAGGATATGCCTGCGGCGAACGAGAAGAAGCGGGCGCTAATCTCGTATGGGACATGCCAGTTTCCGACCCTGGGGTTTGTTGTCGATAGGTACGAGCGCATTCAGAACTTCGTATCGGAGGGGTTCTGGTATCTCCAACTACTGATTGAGGACCCACAGTGCGCGCGTAAGGTCACATTTAGCTGGGACCGGGGCCACTTATTTGACCGGCTGTGCGTTTTATGTCTATACGAAACTTGCATTGAGGCTACGGGCAACAAAGCTCTGGTGTCTAGTGTCACTGCGAAGGACACTTCCAAATACCGACCTCTTCCGCTGACTACCGTTGAGTTACAGAAGAACTGCTCCAAGTTTTTGAGGATGTCTGCAAAGCAGTCTCTTGATGCCGCTGAAAAGTTATACCAGAAGGGCTTTATATCCTATCCTAGGACTGAGACGGACGTGTTTTCCAAACAGGCGAACTTGCAGGGATTGGTTCAGCAGCAGACCGAGCACAGCCAATGGGGCGCCTACGCTTCTAAACTTCTCAGTGGAGAAGGCAGTAACAGGTTTCAATGGCCTAGGGAAGGAAAACACGATGATCAGGCACACCCGCCGATACATCCGGTTCTTTGCGCTCAACCGGATGCAAACTTATCTGTTGATGAGAAAAGAGTGTATGAGTATGTCGTTAGACATTTCTTGGCGTGTTGTTCCCAGGATGCGAAAGGTAGGTCATCAAAGATCAAGTTAAAATGGCATACAGAGGAGTTCTCTGCGACCGGACTTCAGGTACATGAAGAGAACTTCCTGGAGATTTATACATATCAGAAATGGACTTCAAGCGAACAATTGCCAACTTTGCCTTTGAATAGTCAGGTGGAATTTGCCAAAGCGGAAATGAAGTCAGGAAAGACGTCTCCACCAAAGTATATCACCGAGAGTGAACTTATCATGTTGATGGACGCTAACGGAATAGGGACCGATGCTACTATTGCGGAGCACATAGAGAAAATCCAAGAACGGCAGTATATTAAGGCTGAAGGGACTGCTAAGAATAAAGTATTTAAACCGACAATGTTGGGCAGATCGTTGGTACATGGGTTCGAGGACATAGGTCTCGAAGAATCCTTCGCCAAGCCATTTTTAAGGCGAGACATGGAGCTAGATCTGAAGCGAATATGCGAGGGAACAAAGGACCGAAATAGTGTGCTGGCTAATTTGATCGGTATGTACATGGATTATTACGACCAAACTGATAGACAGAGGAGTAAACTGATACACTGTTATGAGCGAATAAAACAAGAATCATAG